One part of the Nymphaea colorata isolate Beijing-Zhang1983 chromosome 8, ASM883128v2, whole genome shotgun sequence genome encodes these proteins:
- the LOC116258729 gene encoding uncharacterized protein LOC116258729 — MNSRKTNGYEKEPPFEEQQRKINEIRQLVAPVSGRLAIYCTDAQILRYLRARNWNIKKAVKMLKESLKWRHSYKPEEICWDDVAHEAHTGKIYRSDFTDKSGRTVLVMRPGVQNTNSIKGQIKYLVYCMENAVLNLPPDQEQMVWLIDFKGFNLSNISVKVTKETAHVLQDHYPERLGLAILYNPPKFFESFWTVVKPFLEPKTARKVKFVYSDDLGTKKILEDLFDMEKLECAFGGQNEAGFNITQYGERMRDDDKKRLLLWNVENNSSVASSAEGISNLLIDNSQSDSSDECGEISENSSHGITSATQSSENSLLVNDVNNSCSDAEQQPKSGNGNTS, encoded by the exons ATGAATTCCAGAAAGACGAATGGTTATGAGAAAGAACCACCATTTGAAGAACAACAAAGAAAG ATCAATGAAATTCGGCAGTTAGTAGCACCAGTTTCAGGAAGATTGGCCATCTATTGTACTGATGCTCAGATATTAAGATATCTGAGAGCAAGGAACTGGAACATCAAGAAGGCAGTGAAAATGCTAAAAGAATCCTTGAAATGGAGGCACAGCTACAAGCCGGAGGAGATTTGTTGG GATGATGTAGCCCATGAAGCTCATACTGGCAAAATCTACAGATCTGATTTTACTGATAAGAGTGGTCGGACTGTTCTTGTCATGAGACCTGGTGTCCAG AATACAAACTCCATCAAGGGACAGATCAAGTATCTCGTGTACTGTATGGAGAATGCTGTTCTAAATTTACCTCCAGACCAGGAACAGATGGTGTGGCTCATTGATTTTAAAGGCTTTAACCTGTCCAATATATCTGTTAAAGTGACAAAGGAAACTGCCCATGTGCTACAAGACCATTACCCAGAAAGGCTGGGTTTGGCCATCTTGTACAACCCACCAAAGTTCTTTGAATCCTTTTGGACG GTGGTGAAACCCTTTCTGGAGCCCAAGACTGCCCGCAAAGTAAAGTTTGTTTACTCTGATGACCTGGGAACGAAGAAGATACTGGAGGACCTTTTTGATATGGAGAAACTGGAGTGTGCTTTTGGCGGGCAAAATGAGGCAGGTTTCAACATCACCCAGTATGGTGAGAGGATGAGGGACGACGACAAGAAGCGGCTGCTTTTGTGGAATGTGGAGAACAATTCATCTGTTGCATCCTCTGCAGAAGGCATCTCAAATCTGCTTATAGACAACTCCCAGTCAGATTCATCTGATGAATGTGGCGAGATTTCAGAGAATTCATCCCATGGCATTACTTCAGCAACTCAGTCATCGGAAAATAGCTTGCTGGTTAATGATGTAAATAACAGCTGCAGTGATGCAGAGCAACAGCCAAAGAGCGGTAATGGTAACACATCTTAG